A window of Rhododendron vialii isolate Sample 1 chromosome 11a, ASM3025357v1 contains these coding sequences:
- the LOC131308446 gene encoding uncharacterized protein LOC131308446: MLLVRPEPVPPNYDDSRWSWFQNCLGALDGTYVPVNPLAVDRPRYRSRKGEIATNVLGVCSRDLKFVFVLSGWEGLATDSRILANAISRPDGLRVPRGQYYLVDAGYQNAEGFLAPYRGQRYHINIWRQGHMLTTKEEYFNMKHSAARNVIERSFGVLKMRFAILRSHSYYPIRTQTLILTACCLLHNLIKREMPNDPIENEYTTWERDHIHDVEADDHITTIETSNQWTGERDALATAMYNHWLGNGGGQEVFPP, translated from the exons ATGCTCCTAGTCAGGCCCGAGCCCGTACCTCCTAACTACGATGACAGTAGATGGAGTTGGTTTCAG AATTGTCTCGGGGCATTGGACGGGACGTACGTGCCAGTTAATCCCCTGGCAGTTGACAGGCCACGCTATAGGTCAAGGAAGGGTGAGATTGCCACAAATGTTTTAGGTGTTTGTAGTCGAGACCTAAAGTTTGTCTTTGTCTTGTCTGGTTGGGAAGGGTTGGCCACTGACTCTAGGATCTTGGCGAACGCCATTTCAAGACCCGATGGTTTGAGAGTCCCCCGTG GACAATACTACCTTGTGGATGCCGGATACCAAAATGCTGAGGGTTTCCTAGCACCGTACCGCGGCCAGCGATATCACATTAACATTTGGAGGCAAGGTCACATGCTTACTACGAAAGAGGAGTACTTCAACATGAAGCACTCCGCTGCTAGGAATGTGATTGAGAGAAGCTTTGGTGTGTTGAAGATGCGATTTGCAATATTGAGGTCTCACTCCTATTACCCCATTAGGACTCAAACACTTATCCTGACAGCATGTTGTCTTCTCCACAACCTCATCAAAAGAGAGATGCCCAACGATCCCATTGAGAACGAATACACGACATGGGAACGTGATCACATACACGATGTCGAGGCAGATGATCACATCACTACCATAGAAACTTCCAATCAATGGACCGGGGAGAGGGATGCGTTGGCTACAGCCATGTACAACCATTGGCTAGGAAATGGTGGGGGACAAGAGGTTTTCCCACCATGA